CCCGAGTACAAAGAGGTTATTATGTAACACTTTCATCATTTGGTGAGACAAGAAAATGACGAACGGGAACAACACCAGATAGATCCCGTTGATCTCCGTGTAATAAATATCAAACAGGAAACCAAAGATGAACCCATACACGAGCGCAGTCCGGTATTGAAAATACGCACAAATAAAGAAAAGGACAAGAATCAGGAAATGAGGGACAATCATCTTCTGATCGAACCACTTTTCACTTGGGAAAAGATGGACAAACAGACTCTCGCTGTAGAAAAACAGGAGGGTCATGAAAGGGAGAAGGAGCCTGCTGATCATTGCTCTTCCCCCTCACCATCAGTTTCTTCATCTGTCACGCCCTTGATTTCCCGGTCAATGACCATGACATGTTCTAAATGATAGAAATCAGCAGACGGTTTAACATATGCCGTCTGGGTCAGCCCGTATTGATCAGGCTTGACTTCCTTCACTTCACCGATGACGAGTCCTTTCGGGAACACGCCCCCGAGGCCTGAGGTGATGACTTTGGATCCTTTTTCAACCTTCATATCATTCGATATCCGCTTGACTAAAATCTCTTCCTTCTTGCTGTCATATCCTTCGATCCATCCGTTTATGTCCTGCTCTTTGCTTTGG
The nucleotide sequence above comes from Bacillus sp. KH172YL63. Encoded proteins:
- the mreD gene encoding rod shape-determining protein MreD; protein product: MISRLLLPFMTLLFFYSESLFVHLFPSEKWFDQKMIVPHFLILVLFFICAYFQYRTALVYGFIFGFLFDIYYTEINGIYLVLFPFVIFLSHQMMKVLHNNLFVLGIISLVNVSVLEFLVYQINLIIKRTDFTFMQFVDWRLWPTLALNALFYLIFAFPLKSFLQKKRKDWLDD